The proteins below come from a single Argentina anserina chromosome 1, drPotAnse1.1, whole genome shotgun sequence genomic window:
- the LOC126789254 gene encoding kinesin-like protein KIN-14B: MAEQRSNKWNWEVSGFEPRKWSSSANGDSDDGYRPPGRRYSISAANALAQSQLSNLSVAAKLQKLQDKVKLAREDYLELRQEASELSEYSNAKLERVTRYLGVLAAKTRKLDQFAVETEARISPLINEKRRLFNDLLTAKGNIRVYCRTRPLFEDEGPSVVEYPDDCNIRVTTGDAALANPKKEFELDRVCGPHVGQAELFRDVQPLVQSALDGYNVSIYAYGQTNSGKTHTMEGSSHDRGLYARSFEELFDLANSDSTSTSRFKFSVTVFELYNEQIRDLLSDPGDALPKIRMGSPDFFVELVQEKVDNPLDFSKVLKAAFQRRGNDPLKFNVSHLIITIHIYYNNMITGENTYSKLSLVDLAGSEGLIAEDDSSERVTDLLHVMKSLSALGDVLSSLTSKKDDIPYENSMLTKVLADSLGGSSKSLMIVNVCPNALNLSETLSSLTFASRARNAVLSLGNRDTIKKWRDTANDARKELYEKEKESQDLKQEVLGLKHALKDANDQCVLLFNEVQKAWKVSYTLQSDLKSENIMLADKQKIEREQNAQLRNQVAQLLQEEQDQKIQIEQRDSTIQALQDKVKSFESKLNEALHSCEGRTTLGSELGSATLSNSTATGDDMDSPLVTKKLEEELKKRDALIERLHEENEKLFDRLTEKVSVAAPPQLSSPLSKGQINVQSRDLVRNDSRGQSMDVPSSLAVTADKTDGTVALVKSGLENVKTTPAGEYLTSALNDFDPEQHDSLAAISDGANKLLMLVLAAVIKAGASREHEILAEIRDAVFSFVRKMEPQRVMDTMLVSRVRILYIRSLLARSPELQSIKVSPVENFLEKTNTGRSRSSSRGSSPGRSPVSYVAVHVQGFKVNLRPEKKSKFSSVVSKIRGLDQDSPRQQITAGKLREINEEAKMFAVGNKALAALFVHTPAGELQRQLRSWLAEHFDFLSVTGDDASGGATGQLELLSTAIMDGWMAGLGAAIPPNTDALGQLLSEYSKRVYSSQLQHLKDIAGTLASEGAEDAAQVAKLRSALESVDHKRRKILQQIRSDAALLTLEDGSPPIQNPSTAAEDSRLASLISLDGIVKQVKDIMRQSSVSTLSKNKKKLLLASLDELAERMPSLLEIDHPCAQRQIADARHEIQSIPEEDDLHEQSHARKPSTDLGYGTETDVAQWNVLQFNTGSTTPFIIKCGANSNSELVIKADSKIQEPKGGEIVRVVPRPSVLENMSLEEMKHVFSQLPEALSLLALARTADGTRARYSRLYRTLAMKVPSLRDLVGELEKGGVLKDVKS; the protein is encoded by the exons ATGGCGGAGCAGAGGAGCAACAAGTGGAACTGGGAGGTCAGCGGCTTCGAGCCGCGGAAGTGGTCTTCCTCGGCGAACGGTGACAGCGACGACGGCTACCGTCCGCCGGGGAGGAGGTACTCGATCTCGGCCGCCAACGCGTTGGCTCAGTCCCAGCTTTCGAACCTGTCCGTGGCCGCGAAGCTCCAGAAGCTTCAGGATAAGGTTAAG CTTGCGAGAGAGGATTACTTGGAGTTGAGGCAGGAAGCGAGTGAGTTGAGTGAGTATTCCAATGCGAAACTCGAGAGAGTGACTCGGTATCTTGGTGTTCTTGCTGCGAAAACACGGAAGCTAG ATCAGTTTGCGGTGGAGACCGAGGCTAGGATTTCGCCGTTGATCAACGAGAAGAGAAGGTTGTTCAATGACTTATTGACAGCCAAAG GAAACATAAGAGTTTATTGTCGTACGCGACCGTTGTTCGAGGATGAGGGTCCTTCGGTTGTTGAATATCCTGATGATTGCAATATCCGTGTCACTACTGGTGATGCTGCCCTGGCCAACCCCAAGAAGGAATTTGAACTCGACAGAGTTTGTGGACCTCATGTTGGACAAG CTGAACTCTTCCGTGATGTTCAGCCATTGGTGCAATCTGCATTGGATGGATATAATGTTTCCATATATGCTTATGGGCAGACCAACTCAGGAAAGACACACACTATG GAAGGGTCTAGCCATGACCGTGGTTTGTATGCTCGGTCGTTCGAGGAACTATTTGATTTAGCCAACTCTGATTCAACTTCTACTTCTAGATTCAAGTTCTCTGTTACAGTTTTTGAGCTCTACAATGAACAG ATAAGGGACTTACTCTCGGATCCAGGTGATGCTTTGCCAAAGATTCGCATGGGATCTCCAGACTTCTTTGTAGAACTTGTCCAGGAAAAAGTTGATAACCCACTGGACTTCTCTAAAGTATTGAAAGCTGCATTTCAGAGAAGAGGAAATGATCCCTTGAAGTTCAATGTTTCTCATTT GATCAtcacaatacatatatactatAATAATATGATCACTGGGGAAAATACATACAGCAAGCTATCTTTGGTTGACTTAGCTGGAAGTGAAGGCTTAATTGCCGAAGATGATAGCAGTGAGCGTGTGACGGACTTGCTGCATGTCATGAAATCTCTTTCAGC ATTGGGTGATGTTTTGTCATCTTTGACTTCGAAAAAGGATGATATCCCTTATGAAAATTCGATGCTGACCAAAGTACTTGCAGACTCACTAG GTGGAAGTTCAAAATCTCTGATGATTGTTAATGTTTGTCCTAATGCGTTGAATCTGTCGGAGACATTGTCATCTCTCACTTTCGCTTCTAGAGCTCGAAATGCTGTTCTAAGCCTTGGTAATCGAGATACAATTAAGAAATGGAGAGATACA GCTAACGACGCACGAAAGGAGTtatatgaaaaagaaaaagaaagtcaAGATCTGAAACAAGAGGTTTTGGGACTTAAACATGCGTTAAAGGATGCCAATGATCAGTGTGTATTACTCTTCAATGAAGTTCAGAAGGCCTGGAAAGTTTCTTATACATTGCAGTCAGATTTAAAG TCGGAGAATATTATGCTTGCAGATAAGCAAAAGATAGAAAGGGAACAAAACGCACAGCTTAGAAACCAAGTTGCCCAACTGTTACAGGAAGAGCAAGACCAAAAGATACAGATTGAACAGCGAGATTCTACGATTCAAGCGTTGCAG GACAAAGTAAAGAGTTTTGAATCCAAACTCAATGAAGCTCTTCATTCCTGTGAGGGTCGGACAACATTAGGCTCAGAACTGGGGTCTGCAACTCTGTCAAACTCCACGGCAACTGGGGATGACATGGATTCTCCGCTAGTAACTAAGAAACTGGAAGAGGAGCTTAAGAAACGGGATGCATTAATTGAG AGGTTgcatgaagaaaatgaaaagttgTTCGATAGATTGACAGAGAAAGTATCTGTGGCTGCACCACCACAG TTGTCAAGTCCATTATCAAAGGGGCAGATAAATGTTCAATCTCGGGACCTTGTCAG GAATGATAGTAGGGGGCAGTCAATGGATGTTCCTTCATCACTAGCAGTTACTGCAGATAAAACTGATGGTACAGTTGCTCTGGTGAAATCAGGTCTTgagaatgttaaaaccacCCCTGCAGGAGAATATCTTACTTCTGCCTTGAATGATTTTGACCCTGAACAACATGACAGTCTAGCTGCCATTTCAGATGGTGCAAACAAACTTTTGATGCTG GTTCTGGCTGCAGTTATTAAAGCTGGGGCGTCAAGGGAGCATGAAATACTTGCTGAAATAAGAGATGctgttttctcttttgttcGTAAAATGGAACCACAGAGAGTGATGGACACCATGCTTGTATCCCGTGTTAGAATTTTGTACATTAGATCTTTGCTTGCTAGATCACCAGAGCTGCAGTCCATCAAG GTATCTCCTGTTGAGAATTTTCTGGAGAAGACTAATACTGGGCGTAGTAGAAGCTCCAGTCGGGGTAGCAGCCCTGGAAGATCTCCTGTGAGCTATGTTGCTGTGCATGTCCAAGGGTTCAAAGTGAACCTAAGGCCTGAAAAGAAGTCCAAGTTCTCATCTGTTGTATCAAAGATACGCGGACTTGATCAG GACTCTCCAAGGCAGCAAATAACTGCAGGGAAGCTAAGGGAAATAAATGAGGAGGCAAAAATGTTTGCAGTTGGAAACAAAGCTCTTGCTGCTCTCTTTGTTCATACACCTGCTGGTGAGCTGCAGCGCCAACTCAGATCCTGGCTCGCAGAGCATTTTGACTTTCTCTCTGTTACTGGAGATGATGCATCCGGAGGTGCAACCGGTCAGTTGGAGCTTCTTTCAACTGCGATCATGGATGGTTGGATGGCCGGACTTGGTGCTGCAATTCCTCCAAATACAGATGCTCTTGGTCAACTTCTATCTGAGTATTCAAAGCGAGTTTATAGTTCTCAGTTGCAGCACTTGAAG GACATTGCTGGTACATTGGCATCAGAAGGGGCAGAAGATGCGGCACAAGTTGCGAAATTGAGATCAGCTCTTGAGTCTGTTGATCACAAAAGGAGAAAG ATTTTGCAACAAATTCGAAGTGATGCAGCCTTACTGACATTGGAAGATGGAAGCCCACCTATTCAGAATCCTTCTACCGCTGCTGAAGATTCACGATTAGCGTCTCTCATTTCCCTTGATGGCATAGTGAAGCAAGTCAAG GATATAATGCGACAATCCTCTGTAAGCACCTTGAGCAAGAATAAAAAGAAACTATTGCTTGCTTCTCTAGATGAACTTGCTGAACGTATGCCATCCCTTCTGGAGATTGATCATCCATGTGCACAAAGGCAAATTGCAGATGCTCGTCACGAGATTCAG TCCATTCCTGAAGAAGATGACCTTCATGAACAGTCTCATGCTCGCAAACCATCAACAGATTTGGGATATGGTACTGAAACTGATGTGGCCCAATGGAATGTGCTGCAGTTCAATACAGGTTCAACAACCCCATTCATCATTAAGTGTGGAGCAAACTCAAATTCAGAATTAGTTATTAAAGCAGATTCCAAGATTCAAGAACCTAAAGGTGGTGAGATTGTGAGAGTCGTCCCAAGACCTTCAGTCTTAGAAAACATGAGCCTTGAGGAGATGAAACATGTATTTTCCCAACTCCCTGAGGCTCTAAGCTTGCTTGCTTTGGCAAGGACTGCAGATGGAACACGAGCTCGATATTCTCGGCTATATCGGACATTGGCCATGAAAGTTCCCTCACTGAGGGATTTAGTTGGTGAGCTTGAAAAGGGTGGAGTCCTAAAAGATGTCAAGTCATAA
- the LOC126782504 gene encoding MADS-box protein SVP codes for MARDKIQIRKIDNATARQVTFSKRRRGLLKKAEELSVLCDADIALIIFSSTGKLFEYASSSMKEILERHRLHSKNLGKLEQPSLELQLVENSNYSRLSKEIAAKSHQLRQMRGEELHGLNLEELQQLEKSLESGLGRVNEKKGEKIMREITELQKNAIHLIEENERLRQQVVEGTDGGRRQVHADLENCWFPEEGQSSESVTNLCNSNNSTQDYDSSDTSLKLGLPYSG; via the exons ATGGCTCGGGACAAGATTCAGATCAGGAAGATCGACAACGCCACGGCCAGGCAGGTGACGTTTTCAAAGAGGAGAAGAGGGCTTTTGAAGAAGGCTGAGGAGCTCTCGGTTCTCTGTGATGCAGATATTGCTCTTATCATCTTCTCATCAACCGGAAAGCTCTTTGAATATGCTAGCTCAAG CATGAAGGAAATCTTAGAAAGGCATCGCCTGCATTCCAAAAATCTCGGCAAACTAGAGCAACCATCTCTTGAGTTACAG CTAGTGGAGAACAGCAACTACTCCAGGTTGAGCAAGGAAATAGCAGCAAAAAGCCATCAACTGAG GCAGATGAGGGGAGAAGAACTTCATGGATTGAATTTGGAAGAACTGCAACAGCTGGAGAAGTCCCTTGAATCTGGATTGGGCCGCGTGAATGAAAAAAAG GGAGAGAAAATAATGAGAGAGATCACCGAGCTTCAAAAAAAT GCCATCCATTTGATTGAGGAAAATGAACGATTAAGACAGCaa GTGGTGGAAGGAACTGATGGTGGACGGAGGCAAGTTCATGCTGATTTAGAGAATTGCTGGTTTCCGGAGGAGGGGCAGTCATCTGAGTCTGTAACCAATCTCTGCAACTCTAATAATTCTACTCAAGATTATGATAGCTCAGATACGTCTCTCAAGTTGGG GCTTCCTTATTCTGGCTGA
- the LOC126789259 gene encoding FACT complex subunit SPT16-like, whose product MAENRKGNVKPANGKASGTTAGSTSSSSSYVIDVNNFSKRLKLMYSHWDEHRGGLWGDSDALSVATPPSSDDLRYLKSSALNIWLVGFEFPDTIMVFTKKQIHVLCSQKKASLLNVVKRPAREAVGVEVVMHVKLKNHDGTGMMDSIFQAVKTQSSSSSSSGPVVGHIAREAPEGKLLVTWMDKLSNANFELADVTNGFSDLFAVKDSVELTNVRKAAFLTSSVMRSFVVPKLEKVIDEEKKISHSSLMDETEKTILEPARIKVKLKADNVDICYPPIFQSGGGFDLKPSASSNDENLCYDSTSVIICAVGSRYNSYCSNIARTFLIDANSTQNKTYEVLLKAQEAAISKLKSGNKLSAAYQAAVSVVEKEAPELAANLTKTAGTGIGLEFRESGLNLNAKNDRIFKSGMVFNVSLGFQNLQAQTKNLKTQIFSLLLADTIIVGEGNPEILTNISSKAVKDVAYSFNDDDDDEAEKTVKAGTRGAGSTKSKATLRSDNHEMSKEELRRQHQAELARQKNEETARRLAGGDSSATYNRGAGKTIGDLIAYKNVNDLAPPRELMIQVDQKNEAILLPVYGNMVPFHVATVKSVSSHQDTTQESNRNCYIRIIFNVPGTPFNPHDANSLKFQGSIYLKEVSFRSKDQRHIIEVVQLIKTLRRQVASRESERAERATLVTQERLQLAGAKFKPKRLPDLEIRPSFGGRARKLTGSLEAHANGFRYSTSRADQRVDVMFSNIKHAFFQPAEREMITLVHFHLHNHIMVGNKKTKDVQFYTEVMDVVQTLGGGKRSAYDPDEIEEEHRERQRKNKINMEFQNFVNRVNDMWGQPEFKSLDLEFDQPLRELGFNGVPHKSSAFIVPTSSCLVELIETPFVVITLSEIEIVNLERVGLGQKNFDLTIVFKDFKRDVFRIDSIPSTSLDGIKEWLDTTDLKYYESRLNLNWRPILKTITDDPEKFIEDGGWEFLNLEVSDSDSDNSQESDQGYVPSDVQSESGSEDEDDESESLVESEDDEEEESGEDSEEEEGKTWEELEREASHADREKGNESDSEEERARRKVKSFGKARAPDKRPHGSSLPKRPKFR is encoded by the coding sequence TACCTAAAGTCTTCGGCGCTGAATATCTGGTTGGTGGGGTTTGAGTTCCCGGATACGATTATGGTTTTCACAAAGAAGCAGATCCATGTTTTGTGTAGCCAGAAGAAGGCGTCTCTGCTGAATGTTGTGAAGAGGCCTGCAAGAGAGGCCGTTGGTGTTGAAGTTGTGATGCATGTGAAGCTCAAGAATCATGATGGAACGGGGATGATGGATAGCATTTTTCAAGCTGTGAAGACCCAATCGAGCTCCAGTAGTAGTTCTGGTCCTGTTGTTGGACACATAGCAAGAGAGGCTCCGGAAGGGAAGCTTTTGGTGACTTGGATGGACAAGTTGAGTAATGCTAATTTCGAGTTAGCTGATGTAACAAATGGGTTCTCTGACTTATTTGCTGTCAAAGACTCTGTGGAACTTACTAATGTGAGGAAAGCTGCATTCTTGACTTCGTCGGTGATGAGGAGTTTTGTGGTacctaagcttgaaaaagtcATTGatgaggaaaagaaaatttcacATTCGTCATTGATGGATGAAACAGAAAAGACCATACTGGAACCTGCAAGAATCAAAGTGAAGCTGAAGGCAGACAATGTTGATATATGTTATCCTCCAATTTTTCAGAGTGGTGGAGGATTTGATCTGAAACCAAGTGCTTCGAGCAATGATGAGAACCTTTGTTACGACTCTACCAGTGTAATTATATGTGCTGTCGGGTCAAGGTACAACAGCTACTGCTCAAATATTGCACGAACCTTTCTGATTGATGCAAATTCCACACAGAATAAAACTTATGAGGTTCTGCTTAAAGCTCAAGAAGCTGCAATTAGTAAATTAAAATCTGGGAATAAGTTAAGTGCTGCATACCAAGCTGCGGTGTCAGTAGTTGAAAAGGAGGCTCCAGAGTTGGCAGCAAACTTGACTAAAACAGCAGGAACTGGAATTGGGCTTGAGTTTCGCGAGTCTGGTCTTAATCTGAATGCCAAGAATGATCGGATTTTCAAATCAGGCATGGTTTTCAATGTGTCTCTTGGTTTTCAGAACTTGCAGGCGCAAACAAAAAACCTAAAGACACAGATTTTTTCACTGTTATTAGCTGATACAATTATTGTTGGTGAAGGGAATCCTGAAATTTTGACTAATATAAGCTCTAAAGCTGTGAAGGATGTGGCTTACTCATTCaatgacgatgatgatgatgaagcagAGAAGACAGTCAAAGCTGGTACTAGAGGTGCTGGGAGTACCAAGAGTAAGGCCACACTTAGGTCAGACAATCATGAAATGTCAAAGGAAGAACTACGGAGGCAGCATCAAGCAGAACTTGCCCGACAAAAGAATGAGGAAACTGCTAGGAGGCTTGCTGGTGGGGATTCTTCAGCTACATATAATCGTGGTGCTGGGAAGACAATTGGTGATCTGATTGCATATAAGAATGTCAATGATCTGGCTCCTCCAAGAGAGTTAATGATTCAGGTTGATCAGAAAAATGAAGCCATCCTCTTGCCTGTTTATGGAAACATGGTTCCCTTCCATGTAGCCACCGTGAAGAGTGTTTCTAGCCATCAGGACACTACCCAGGAGAGTAATCGGAATTGCTACATCCGTATAATCTTCAATGTACCTGGTACCCCATTTAATCCTCATGATGCAAACTCCCTCAAATTTCAAGGATCAATTTATTTAAAGGAAGTTTCATTCCGCTCTAAAGACCAGAGGCATATAATTGAAGTAGTACAGCTTATTAAAACCCTTCGGCGCCAGGTTGCCTCAAGGGAGTCTGAAAGAGCTGAGAGGGCAACTTTAGTTACGCAGGAAAGGCTGCAACTTGCAGGAGccaaattcaagccaaaaagatTGCCTGATCTAGAAATCCGTCCCAGTTTTGGTGGTCGTGCAAGAAAGCTCACAGGATCACTAGAAGCCCATGCAAATGGGTTCCGATATTCTACTTCTAGGGCTGATCAGCGTGTGGATGTTATGTTTAGCAATATCAAACATGCATTTTTCCAGCCAGCAGAGAGGGAGATGATTACACTGGTTCACTTTCATCTGCACAATCATATTATGGTGGGAAACAAAAAAACCAAGGATGTACAATTCTATACAGAGGTGATGGATGTAGTCCAGACACTTGGTGGGGGAAAAAGGTCTGCATATGATCCTGATGAGATTGAGGAAGAGCATCGTGAGAGACAACGAAAGAACAAAATTAATATGGAGTTCCAGAACTTTGTGAATCGAGTAAATGATATGTGGGGGCAGCCTGAGTTCAAATCTCTTGACCTCGAGTTTGATCAGCCTCTTAGAGAGCTTGGCTTCAATGGAGTTCCTCATAAATCCTCGGCTTTCATTGTTCCAACTTCAAGCTGCCTGGTGGAGCTGATAGAGACACCATTTGTGGTAATTACTCTGAGTGAGATCGAAATAGTGAACCTTGAGAGAGTTGGTCTTGGGCAAAAGAACTTTGATTTGACTATCGTATTCAAGGACTTCAAGCGAGATGTATTTAGAATCGATTCCATCCCATCAACATCACTAGATGGCATCAAGGAGTGGTTAGACACAACTGATCTCAAGTATTATGAGAGCAGGTTGAATCTCAATTGGCGACCTATACTGAAAACTATTACAGATGACCCTGAAAAGTTCATAGAAGATGGTGGATGGGAATTTTTGAACCTGGAGGTCAGTGATTCTGATTCTGACAATTCTCAGGAGTCAGACCAAGGGTACGTGCCTTCAGATGTACAGTCAGAATCAGGCtcagaagatgaggatgatgaaaGCGAGTCATTGGTGGAGTCCGaggatgatgaggaagaagagtcTGGAGAAGActcagaagaggaagaaggaaAGACGTGGGAAGAATTAGAGAGGGAAGCCAGCCATGCAGACAGGGAGAAAGGAAATGAATCCGACAGTGAAGAGGAAAGGGCAAGAAGGAAGGTGAAGTCTTTTGGAAAAGCTCGGGCACCAGATAAGAGACCTCATGGCAGCAGCCTTCCTAAGAGGCCCAAATTTAGGTGA